Proteins encoded by one window of Corvus cornix cornix isolate S_Up_H32 chromosome 27, ASM73873v5, whole genome shotgun sequence:
- the BRCA1 gene encoding breast cancer type 1 susceptibility protein isoform X4, producing MDFSVITVGHVQNVLSAMQKNLECPICLDVVQEPVSTKCDHVFCRFCMFKLISKKKKGVAECPLCKTEVTKRSLKENSRFKQLIEGLLETICAFELDTGVKFLKSHRFPKTSTEATAPESLCKESSVIQSKGFRNRRKSAKGNGQENCTLQEANVNIQLTETKTCCPRNKPQKCDSSKGIYMEFGSESSEEFFKQASKTGFEDKAADQISSQERLEELESAEKGNENSCNVQPDKLCAKEITLPNIIGKRDFSKEGLSEKSTQSITECAKPDQVNVTECQSSALNVLAVDLLPEQRDRIGAASPTVNGDTSFFKNSEEMGGKQTQCNSKNQEFDSEDSSEGRLDKNKEMDADVQNVEAVEAYEPENDSFHDKELPLEKLHQPETLHSATLNKVSKKRLKRSIQKVNEWFSKSNEILSSSSSLDESAVSADVSGEGDLCLSDKESCISEKTDPMVDSMEIAAVEGNKRWSKKQTADDIKDKIFGKTYKRERKSNPPSALKDILPTTRKEDVAADKCLNNFSKDRLKRKRKTVCVLQPEDFIKKKDTEEADGGPQSVNCCLGDAEKKRCDESVAVNESHLSQNRANNTLTELEEAGGSTWKKATEEVTGKHCDGELEMYNCDQKSTKKRSSAAKRCRHSSRTMCALQLVVDRSSVFPDPAEPQIDSYPSSGEPRKVDSEQKQVRRSRRLQLLTEEMTKETRKGLMGARKSNSDHGRCASGGQRNVVTDSAECKDLCEPRDMLSYKPATNLKGGDLEANEMQVSLKNLSDTAETGKSLFSPSRQPSNCGPTAPHTSSQDREIQGSPLLLQPPSVTAVQTASHQTEETTESHTAFPQECGHDSQSVPGDFKTDKLPMAKNVLELTKEAEDSELDTQYLRNIFRHSKRSSFSLFQTPRQAHAVEGPASETLSCAAQGENKHSKQLQPESLQEEKTAAQSLSRVSEQGKLKTCESAHVDRVSSFVVSTGEHRNYISQAAGERTLAAVTRTGTAQTEDKTRLLQEEQGHEKPVSTEIGIESELRQNAMKNRSQSDQSNTEKHDSKEMDLNTGQETGFSSESNQAGETEVVDCKGPTLHFQSKSVICPATCQQSPAEFSCVVTRTKSSKRERKCVKGNEEQAAPTVSTAMPECLAAEALEDPLRGNSDLTGLSETPDGLLCSDVEENTSLCEADRKEQSAVFVKSDNAPGKELHNRNASSKPRSRGIHKSRRRVQKLPSSDEESCEDEDLPCFQTLIFSKSASTPLQSDKQMTSVVESPVSPNTFPNGVSNDDNVVQKVPEAAQSNVCVSPSQESECSVNLFSSQSNMSEESVNGAQELKKHLPEAHVSKQMSSVNDSEETFQNCDRGLKRTEDECQEDPDMGANLGEASGYDSEISIVEDSCGPLSQGEILTTQQKNAMQNSLKKLQQEMAVLEAVLKQHGSQNCEALPVHREPPHAGTEGTFEMDQMREGKRSPELLLPSSKSSSTQRSDLEKGLECDSVLKNESPSEKTKPVQEAVQEYRQCQLEAENAEEQKSGTRQNSASVSSDLFGNVTQSPNNPSSSVGLFTPQTAEATDEPVIPQNTDKSCGPGHKLKKSVCFPAPVLDNATGKENATSPVVTKRKEMSIVASGLNHSELLVVQKFVKKTQSTLSNHITKGTTHVIMKTGLLGAMGPNPVLTDHIEFYL from the exons ATGGACTTCTCAGTGATCACTGTTGGGCACGTACAAAATGTGCTTTCAGCTATGCAGAAGAACTTGGAGTGCCCAATATG tttGGATGTGGTCCAAGAGCCTGTTTCAACAAAATGTGATCACGTATTCTGCAG GTTCTGCATGTTCAAACTtatcagtaaaaagaaaaaaggtgtggCAGAGTGTCCTCTGTGTAAGACTGAAGTTACCAAGAG aagtctgaaagaaaattccagATTTAAGCAACTAATTGAAGGATTATTGGAGACTATCTGTGCTTTTGAGCTTGACACTGGAGTGAAGT ttttaaagaGTCATCGCTTTCCTAAAACATCCACGGAAGCCACTGCTCCTGAGTCCCTGTGTAAAGAAAGTTCTGTCATCCAAAGTAAGGGCttcagaaacaggagaaaaagtgCTAAAGGGAATGGACAAGAAAACTGCACCTTG CAGGAAGCTAATGTGAATATTCAGCTCACAGAGACCAAAACGTGTTGTCCaagaaacaaaccccagaaaTGTGACTCTTCAAAGGGTATTTATATGGAGTTTG GCTCTGAATCATCTGAAGAGTTTTTTAAACAGGCAAGCAAAACTGG GTTTGAAGACAAAGCAGCAGATCAGATTTCTTCTCAAGAAAGGCTAGAAGAACTTGAGAGTGCTGAGAAAGGGAATGAAAATTCTTGCAATGTGCAGCCTGACAAGCTGTGTGCTAAAGAAATAACACTACCAAATATCATAG GTAAAAGGGATTTCTCAAAGGAAGGCTTGAGCGAGAAAAGCACTCAGAGCATCACTGAATGTGCCAAACCTGACCAAGTGAATGTGACTGAATGCCAGAGTTCTGCTTTAAATGTTCTTGCTGTAGACCTACTCCCAGAGCAGCGTGACAGAATAGGTGCTGCCAGTCCCACAGTGAACGGGGACACATCATTCTTTAAGAACTCAGAAGAAATGGGTGGAAAGCAAACCCAGTGCAACAGTAAAAACCAAGAGTTTGATTCAGAAGATAGCTCAGAGGGCAGGCTGGATAAAAACAAGGAAATGGATGCTGATGTACAAAATGTGGAAGCTGTAGAGGCATATGAACCTGAGAATGACTCTTTCCATGACAAAGAGCTTCCTCTGGAGAAGCTACACCAGCCAGAGACACTTCACTCTGCCACCCTGAATAAAGTCTCCAAGAAGAGACTGAAGCGGAGCATTCAGAAAGTCAATGAATGGTTTTCAAAAAGCAATGAGATTCTGTCTTCCAGTTCTTCCCTGGATGAGTCTGCTGTATCAGCTGATGTTTCAGGTGAAGGAGATCTGTGTTTATCAGATAAAGAGtcctgtatttcagaaaagacTGACCCTATGGTAGATTCCATGGAAATTGCAGCAGTTGAAGGAAACAAGAGGTGgtcaaaaaaacaaacagcagatgacatcaaagacaaaatatttggaaaaacatACAAGAGAGAGAGGAAATCAAATCCCCCTTCTGCCTTAAAAGACATTTTACCTACCACAAGAAAGGAAGATGTGGCTGCTGATAAGTGCCTGAATAATTTCAGCAAAGACAGACTCAAACGAAAAAGGAAGACTGTCTGTGTCCTGCAACCTGAGGATTTTATCaagaaaaaagatacagaagAGGCAGATGGGGGCCCTCAAAGTGTTAATTGCTGCCTTGGAgatgctgaaaagaaaagatgtgaTGAAAGTGTTGCTGTTAATGAGAGTCACCTTTCTCAGAATAGAGCAAATAATACACTAACAGAACTTGAGGAAGCAGGAGGATCCACATGGAAGAAAGCTACTGAGGAGGTCACTGGCAAGCACTGTGATGGGGAACTAGAAATGTATAACTGTGATcagaaaagcaccaaaaaaagaagttcTGCAGCAAAAAGATGCAGGCATTCTAGTAGAACTATGTGTGCTCTACAGTTAGTAGTGGATAGAAGCTCTGTTTTCCCTGATCCAGCTGAGCCACAGATTGATAGCTATCCAAGCAGTGGAGAGCCCAGGAAAGTCGATTCTGAGCAAAAGCAAGTCAGACGCAGCAGAAGGCTTCAGTTACTTACTGAGGAAATgacaaaagaaacaagaaaaggacTAATGGGAGCAAGAAAGAGTAACAGTGATCATGGAAGGTGTGCCTCTGGAGGCCAAAGGAATGTGGTAACTGACTCTGCTGAATGCAAAGACCTGTGTGAGCCTCGAGATATGTTGAGTTACAAGCCAGCCACTAATTTGAAGGGAGGTGATCTGGAAGCAAATGAAATGCAGGTTAGTCTAAAGAATTTATCTGACACTGCAGAAACTGGGAAAAGTCTGTTCAGTCCTTCACGTCAGCCTTCAAACTGTGGTCCCACTGCACCTCACACAAGTTCTCAAGACAGAGAAATACAAGGTAGCCCTCTCCTCCTGCAACCTCCTTCAGTGACTGCTGTGCAAACTGCTTCTCACCAGACTGAAGAGACGACTGAATCACATACTGCCTTTCCCCAGGAGTGTGGGCATGATTCACAGAGTGTTCCAGGAGACTTCAAAACTGACAAGTTGCCAATGGCTAAAAATGTTTTGGAGTTGACTAAGGAGGCTGAAGACAGTGAATTAGACACGCAGTATCTGCGAAATATATTTAGGCATTCAAAGCGCTCATCCTTTAGCCTTTTTCAGACTCCCAGGCAGGCACATGCAGTGGAAGGTCCTGCTTCTGAAACTTTATCatgtgctgctcagggagaaaataaacataGCAAACAATTACAACCAGAAAGCTtgcaagaagagaaaacagctgctcAAAGCTTGAGCAGGGTTTCTGAGCAAGGGAAGCTTAAGACCTGTGAGTCTGCCCATGTTGATCGTGTGTCTTCCTTTGTTGtcagcacaggagagcacagGAATTATAtttcacaggctgcaggggaaaggACTCTGGCAGCAGTGACAAGAACAGGGACTGCTCAGACTGAGGACAAAACCAGATTGCTACAAGAAGAGCAGGGCCATGAAAAGCCAGTGTCAACTGAGATAGGGATAGAAAGTGAGTTGAGACAGAATGCCATGAAAAATAGAAGCCAGAGTGATCAGAGTAACACAGAAAAGCATGATTCCAAAGAAATGGATTTAAACACAGGCCAGGAAACAGGCTTCAGTTCAGAAAGCAATCAAGCAGGAGAGACTGAAGTTGTTGATTGCAAAGGACCAACTCTACATTTTCAATCCAAATCAGTTATTTGTCCTGCAACTTGTCAGCAAAGCCCTGCTGAATTCAGCTGTGTAGTCACTAGGACAAAAAgtagcaaaagagaaagaaaatgtgtaaagGGGAATGAAGAACAAGCAGCCCCAACTGTTAGCACAGCAATGCCTGAGTGTTTAGCTGCAGAGGCTCTAGAAGATCCTCTTAGAGGGAACAGTGATCTTACAGGTTTGTCTGAAACTCCTGATGGCTTGCTGTGCTCTGATGTTGAAGAGAACACCAGCTTATGTGAAGCTGATAGGAAAGAGCAATCTGCAGTGTTTGTAAAAAGTGACAATGCCCCGGGAAAAGAACTGCACAATAGAAATGCAAGTTCTAAGCCAAGATCTCGAGGCATTCACAAGTCTCGAAGGCGAGTGCAGAAACTGCCATCTTCAGATGAAGAGTCCTGCGAGGATGAAGACTTACCGTGCTTTCAGACGTTAATCTTCAGCAAATCAGCAAGCACACCTTTGCAGAGTGATAAACAAATGACATCTGTGGTAGAGTCTCCAGTGAGTCCCAACACGTTTCCTAATGGTGTGAGTAATGATGACAATGTTGTGCAGAAAGTGCCTGAAGCTGCCCAGAGTAACGTGTGTGTTTCACCAAGCCAGGAATCAGAATGCTCTGTCaacttattttcttcccagtccAACATGTCTGAAGAATCAGTTAATGGAGCACAAGAGCTGAAGAAGCATTTACCAGAAGCTCATGTATCCAAACAAATGAGCAGTGTGAATGACAGTGAAGAGACTTTCCAAAATTGTGATCGAGGGCTGAAGAGAACTGAAGATGAATGCCAAGAAGACCCAGACATGGGAGCAAACCTAG GTGAAGCATCTGGATATGACAGCGAAATAAGTATTGTAGAAGATTCATGTGGACCACTCTCTCAGGGTGAAATCCTCACTACACAG CAAAAGAATGCTATGCAAAATAGCCTGAAAAAGCTTCAGCAGGAAATGGCTGTGCTTGAAGCAGTGCTAAAGCAGCATGGAAGTCAGAACTGTGAAGCTTTACCTGTCCATAGGGAACCGCCACATGCTGGTACTGAAGGAACATTTGAAATGGATCaaatgagagaaggaaaaag GTCTCCAGAATTGTTGCTTCCATCTTCTAAATCATCTTCAACACAGAGATCAGATCTGGAGAAAGGCCTTGAGTGTGACAGTGTTCTAAAGAATGAAAGTCCCTCTGAAAAGACAAAACCTGTGCAGGAAGCAGTGCAAGAATACAGGCAGTGTCAGCTTGAAGCAG